The Thermomicrobiales bacterium genome has a segment encoding these proteins:
- the pruA gene encoding L-glutamate gamma-semialdehyde dehydrogenase, translating to MLRATFTNEPSADFSDPAVRDAMQAALAKVGKELGREYPLIIGGERRETGNWIVSTNPGNTDQVVGKVAKASKDDALDAIAAAQDAFKEWRKLSMVGRASVLLRMAAIVRRKRFELAAWMVYELDKPWDEAEGEVAEAVDFLEWYAAHAVKLTERAELAHLPNEATDYFYQPIGVGIVIPPWNFPCAILTGMTMGPIAVGNTVVIKPATNTPVIGYKMVEIMLEAGVPGGVVNFVAGSGSEIGDLLVEDPRVRFVGFTGSKDVGVHIFEKAAKVQKGQRWLKRVTAEMGGKDAIIVDSSADIDAAVEGIVTSAFGFSGQKCSACSRVLVHEDVYDQVVDGVVARTKAVVSVGSGLEGEASMGAVVDKNQYDSINKYIDIGKKEAKLVYQGEVPDVKGYYVPPTIFADAPRSARIACEEIFGPVLTIVKVGSFDEAIEVANDSEYGLTGSVYSGNRANLERAREEFEVGNLYLNRKSTGAMMGVHPFAGVKLSGTNSKAGGPDYLLNFVEAKAVGEKL from the coding sequence ATGCTTCGGGCTACGTTTACCAACGAGCCATCCGCCGATTTTTCCGATCCAGCCGTGCGTGACGCCATGCAGGCGGCATTGGCCAAGGTTGGCAAGGAACTCGGCCGCGAATACCCGTTGATCATTGGCGGAGAGCGACGCGAGACCGGCAACTGGATCGTATCCACCAATCCTGGCAATACCGACCAGGTCGTCGGCAAGGTGGCAAAGGCGTCCAAAGACGACGCGCTCGATGCGATTGCCGCTGCCCAGGATGCGTTCAAGGAGTGGCGGAAGCTTTCCATGGTCGGTCGCGCCAGCGTCTTGCTGCGCATGGCGGCCATCGTGCGGCGCAAGCGCTTCGAGCTTGCCGCGTGGATGGTGTATGAGCTGGACAAGCCATGGGATGAAGCGGAAGGCGAAGTGGCCGAAGCGGTCGACTTCCTCGAGTGGTACGCGGCTCATGCGGTCAAGTTGACCGAGCGTGCCGAGTTGGCCCACTTGCCAAACGAAGCGACCGACTACTTCTATCAGCCGATCGGTGTCGGGATCGTCATTCCGCCCTGGAACTTCCCGTGCGCCATTCTGACCGGCATGACCATGGGACCGATTGCCGTCGGCAACACCGTGGTCATCAAGCCCGCGACGAACACCCCGGTCATCGGATACAAGATGGTCGAGATCATGTTGGAGGCCGGCGTTCCTGGCGGTGTCGTGAACTTCGTCGCCGGATCCGGTTCTGAGATCGGCGACCTGTTGGTCGAGGATCCGCGGGTGCGTTTCGTCGGATTCACCGGCTCGAAGGATGTCGGCGTGCACATCTTCGAGAAGGCGGCGAAAGTCCAGAAAGGACAGCGCTGGCTCAAGCGGGTCACGGCCGAGATGGGCGGGAAGGACGCGATCATCGTCGATAGCTCGGCCGACATCGACGCCGCCGTCGAGGGAATCGTCACCTCGGCATTTGGTTTCTCGGGTCAGAAGTGCTCCGCCTGCTCGCGCGTGCTGGTGCACGAAGACGTCTACGATCAAGTCGTCGATGGTGTCGTCGCGCGCACGAAAGCAGTCGTTTCCGTTGGCAGTGGCCTCGAGGGCGAAGCCTCCATGGGCGCCGTGGTCGACAAGAATCAATACGACTCGATCAACAAGTACATCGACATCGGCAAGAAAGAGGCCAAGCTCGTGTACCAGGGTGAAGTCCCTGACGTCAAGGGGTACTACGTGCCTCCCACCATCTTCGCGGATGCTCCACGCTCCGCTCGCATCGCCTGTGAAGAGATCTTCGGTCCGGTATTGACCATCGTGAAGGTTGGTTCCTTCGACGAGGCGATCGAGGTCGCGAACGACTCGGAATACGGATTGACCGGATCGGTCTATTCCGGAAACCGCGCCAATCTGGAACGCGCCCGGGAAGAATTCGAGGTTGGCAATCTCTATCTCAACCGCAAGTCGACTGGAGCCATGATGGGCGTCCATCCCTTCGCGGGAGTCAAGCTGAGTGGCACCAATTCGAAAGCAGGCGGTCCGGACTATCTGCTGAACTTTGTCGAGGCAAAGGCTGTCGGCGAGAAACTGTAG
- a CDS encoding MFS transporter, producing the protein MVNQPSVDAVASTEQESIWGPKLGKLTTGLLITIVAGAFEALAVATVLPETVDDLGGLHYYGWILASFTLANLIGIVVAGTEIDRQGMAFPFVLGIGLFAGGLLVGGLAPSMPVLILGRLAQGLASGMLISVAYAAVRTAYDSDVRPRLMALWSSAWVVPGLVGPAVAGFVAETIGWRWVFLGMIPFPLIAGALTFPSLRRVEHPAGGPRDLSRLRDAVLLSTGTALLLAGLGRSNLIALAGLGTAGLLILTPAFRRLSPPGTLRAKPGIAAAVACAILLPLGFFGFEFFIPLALTDIRHQTPLMSGLPLTASAVTWTSGAWIVDRTAATHSRTLLLRIGLALLAVGIVLTLGVIVTQVPVLLILGTWAIAGLGMGLAFSTLMLAVLDDAPEGSEGATISAGQLGNTLGIALGTGIGGAIISATSMDDVAVPRGFELLALGACAVLVTTIVISGRIGESARTGSNTH; encoded by the coding sequence GTGGTGAATCAACCCTCGGTCGATGCTGTCGCGTCGACCGAACAAGAATCGATCTGGGGTCCGAAGCTTGGCAAGCTCACCACAGGGTTGCTGATCACGATCGTGGCCGGTGCATTCGAAGCGCTTGCGGTGGCCACCGTGCTCCCGGAAACCGTCGACGACCTCGGTGGACTCCACTACTACGGCTGGATCCTGGCGTCCTTCACCCTGGCCAATCTGATCGGCATCGTCGTCGCAGGAACAGAGATCGACCGGCAAGGAATGGCGTTTCCGTTCGTGCTGGGCATCGGGTTGTTTGCGGGGGGCCTGCTGGTGGGTGGTCTGGCTCCGTCCATGCCTGTCCTGATCCTTGGGCGGTTAGCGCAGGGCCTCGCGAGCGGCATGTTGATTTCCGTGGCGTACGCGGCCGTGCGAACCGCCTACGATTCCGATGTCCGCCCCCGCCTGATGGCGTTGTGGTCATCCGCCTGGGTCGTGCCGGGTTTGGTGGGGCCGGCGGTGGCCGGATTCGTCGCGGAGACGATCGGGTGGCGGTGGGTGTTTCTCGGGATGATCCCGTTCCCGCTCATTGCCGGTGCGCTCACCTTTCCGTCACTTCGTCGTGTCGAACACCCAGCGGGCGGGCCGCGCGATCTCTCCCGTCTGCGGGACGCCGTACTGCTCTCGACCGGTACCGCGCTCTTGCTGGCGGGCCTGGGGCGTTCCAATCTCATCGCCCTGGCAGGCTTGGGCACGGCCGGGCTGCTGATACTGACGCCCGCGTTTCGCCGGCTGAGTCCGCCCGGCACGTTGCGCGCGAAACCGGGAATCGCGGCTGCGGTTGCCTGCGCCATCCTGTTGCCGCTCGGGTTCTTCGGGTTCGAATTCTTCATCCCCCTGGCGTTGACCGACATCCGTCACCAGACGCCGCTGATGTCTGGTCTCCCGCTCACGGCTAGCGCTGTCACGTGGACCAGTGGCGCCTGGATCGTCGATCGGACGGCCGCGACCCACTCGCGCACGCTTCTGTTACGCATCGGTTTGGCACTGCTTGCCGTTGGGATCGTCTTGACGCTCGGTGTCATCGTGACTCAGGTTCCCGTCCTGCTCATTCTCGGCACATGGGCGATTGCTGGTTTGGGCATGGGTCTGGCCTTCTCCACACTCATGCTCGCCGTGCTCGACGACGCTCCGGAAGGCAGCGAGGGCGCGACGATTTCCGCGGGACAACTTGGAAACACGCTGGGGATCGCGCTCGGGACGGGGATCGGGGGCGCCATCATCTCTGCGACCAGCATGGACGACGTTGCCGTGCCGCGTGGATTCGAGCTGCTGGCGCTGGGTGCTTGCGCTGTCCTGGTGACGACCATTGTCATTTCCGGGCGAATTGGCGAATCGGCACGCACGGGATCCAATACGCACTGA
- a CDS encoding sugar ABC transporter permease → MMPARWWQRNSQHVAHGVMLFPYLAGLVLLVLGPGLAGFALSLTDYNAIQPPAWAGLENFRRLPHDHVFRIAVFNSLLYIVLAVPLRLVGALAFARLLQRPSRESLIGRAIVYLPTVMPDLAWALIWLWILNPLYGPLNLMLGAFGIDGPDWMVDPVTARFGIVLMMVWQLGEGFIVCLAALGSVDPDLPDQAAVDGGGAWSTFRSVILPVIAPALLILLFRDTIFSFQANFVPALIVGKGGGPDYATMYLPMYIYNTAFMYLRFGYAASMTVAMYAITGTILFLQYRLTYRWHDGLGRHG, encoded by the coding sequence ATGATGCCAGCGCGCTGGTGGCAACGAAACTCGCAGCATGTTGCCCACGGCGTCATGTTGTTCCCATACCTTGCCGGACTCGTACTCCTGGTTCTCGGCCCTGGGCTGGCGGGGTTTGCGCTCTCACTCACGGATTACAACGCGATCCAGCCACCAGCCTGGGCAGGGCTGGAAAACTTCCGCCGGCTCCCGCACGATCATGTTTTTCGCATTGCGGTTTTCAACTCGCTGCTTTATATCGTTCTGGCCGTGCCGTTGCGTCTGGTCGGGGCGCTTGCGTTCGCGCGATTGCTGCAACGCCCGAGCCGTGAGTCGCTGATCGGCCGGGCCATCGTCTATTTACCGACGGTCATGCCCGATTTGGCCTGGGCGCTCATCTGGCTCTGGATTCTCAATCCGCTCTATGGCCCGCTGAATCTGATGCTGGGAGCGTTTGGGATCGATGGTCCGGACTGGATGGTGGATCCGGTCACCGCCAGGTTCGGCATCGTCCTCATGATGGTCTGGCAGCTGGGCGAAGGATTCATCGTCTGCTTGGCCGCGCTGGGTAGTGTCGATCCCGACCTTCCGGATCAAGCTGCCGTCGACGGAGGCGGCGCCTGGAGCACCTTCCGGAGCGTGATTCTGCCAGTCATCGCTCCGGCGCTGCTCATACTCCTCTTCCGGGACACGATCTTCAGCTTCCAGGCGAACTTCGTTCCCGCGTTGATCGTCGGAAAGGGCGGTGGTCCGGATTACGCCACCATGTACCTCCCGATGTACATCTACAACACGGCGTTCATGTATCTCCGATTCGGTTACGCGGCCTCGATGACCGTGGCGATGTACGCCATTACCGGAACGATCCTGTTTCTCCAGTATCGCTTGACCTATCGCTGGCATGACGGGTTGGGACGGCATGGATAG